One window of the Chitinophaga niabensis genome contains the following:
- a CDS encoding DUF6496 domain-containing protein, which produces MKTKKNEVEYNLLDVLNVFIYKPIKKSIMAKYSKKAGDKVERAMHEMHEGKLRSGSKKGPKVTSRKQAIAIGLSEAREEGAKVPKKAAAKKATGKKAVAKKATAKKATGKKATGKKATAKKATSKKATAKKATGKRATAKRATAKKATAKRATGKKATAKKATAKRATAKRAAKKK; this is translated from the coding sequence ATGAAAACGAAGAAAAATGAAGTGGAGTATAATTTGCTGGATGTTTTAAATGTTTTTATTTATAAACCCATTAAAAAAAGTATCATGGCAAAGTATTCAAAAAAAGCAGGAGACAAGGTGGAAAGGGCCATGCACGAAATGCATGAAGGGAAACTGAGGAGTGGTAGCAAGAAAGGCCCGAAAGTAACCAGCCGTAAACAGGCTATTGCAATCGGATTGTCTGAAGCAAGAGAAGAAGGAGCCAAGGTCCCAAAGAAAGCTGCAGCGAAGAAAGCTACTGGTAAAAAAGCGGTGGCTAAAAAGGCCACTGCAAAAAAAGCAACTGGCAAAAAAGCAACAGGTAAAAAGGCAACGGCGAAGAAAGCAACAAGCAAAAAAGCTACGGCTAAAAAAGCGACAGGAAAAAGAGCTACAGCTAAAAGGGCAACTGCAAAGAAAGCTACAGCTAAAAGAGCAACCGGCAAGAAAGCAACTGCAAAGAAAGCCACCGCTAAAAGAGCAACTGCTAAACGGGCTGCCAAAAAGAAATAA
- a CDS encoding ClpP family protease, with translation MTIIPTVIDGATRGAYDIYSLLLKERIIFLGTAIDEHVANLIVAQLLYLDSENHYPIRLYINCPGGGVYAGLAIYDTMKMCKSPIATVSVGFTGSMGTFLLSSGTKGQRYALSHTTVHMHPTGGGARGYTEDVRIAYQEQERLQNQIFYLMGRSSNHKREEIEEMFRRDKFLNAVEAKEYGLVDEVLGDVSDLVTVMRPLLQQG, from the coding sequence ATGACTATTATACCAACAGTAATTGACGGCGCCACGCGTGGTGCGTATGATATTTACAGCCTGCTCCTCAAAGAAAGGATCATTTTCCTGGGTACTGCTATTGATGAACATGTAGCCAATCTTATAGTGGCCCAACTGCTTTACCTGGACAGTGAAAATCATTATCCGATCCGGTTGTATATTAATTGTCCGGGTGGCGGTGTGTATGCCGGATTAGCCATTTACGATACCATGAAGATGTGTAAATCTCCTATCGCTACGGTTTCAGTTGGCTTTACCGGGAGTATGGGTACCTTTTTACTGAGCAGTGGTACAAAAGGACAACGGTATGCACTTTCACATACAACGGTACATATGCATCCTACAGGTGGTGGAGCAAGAGGGTATACGGAAGATGTGCGGATTGCTTACCAGGAGCAGGAGCGCTTGCAGAATCAGATCTTTTACCTCATGGGGCGTAGTTCCAATCATAAACGGGAGGAAATTGAAGAGATGTTCCGCAGGGATAAGTTTTTGAATGCGGTGGAGGCGAAGGAATATGGGTTAGTGGATGAGGTGCTGGGGGATGTGAGTGATCTGGTAACGGTAATGAGACCCTTGTTGCAGCAGGGATAA
- a CDS encoding RNA polymerase sigma factor yields the protein MENITALYRDTFPDVARVIKQLGGDLEMAKDLFHDAMIIYMEKAPAEIRVSAKAYLIGITRILWMKQQKLRMREQVFFFKDFHVPEEEQPLLEYLRTAGEKCMQLLQAFYYEQMDLQEMADTFHYSNVRSVTVQKHKCLQKVRATVKNAKLYEGALN from the coding sequence ATGGAAAACATTACAGCATTATACAGGGATACCTTTCCGGATGTTGCGCGGGTAATAAAGCAACTGGGAGGAGACCTGGAGATGGCCAAAGACCTGTTCCATGACGCCATGATCATTTACATGGAAAAAGCACCTGCGGAGATCAGGGTATCTGCCAAAGCTTACCTCATTGGCATTACACGGATACTATGGATGAAGCAGCAGAAGTTGCGCATGCGGGAACAAGTGTTTTTTTTTAAAGATTTTCATGTGCCTGAGGAAGAGCAGCCCCTGCTGGAATATTTGCGCACAGCCGGTGAAAAGTGCATGCAATTGTTACAGGCATTCTACTATGAGCAAATGGACCTCCAGGAAATGGCGGATACTTTTCATTACAGTAATGTTCGTTCGGTAACCGTGCAGAAACATAAGTGCCTGCAGAAAGTTCGTGCCACTGTTAAAAATGCAAAGCTTTATGAAGGAGCACTTAACTGA
- a CDS encoding YheT family hydrolase codes for MPVIKTPDYKAPILLRNRHLLTIFPSLFRKIKPANYTRTRISTQDNDFLDLDFSKTGSDQLVVILHGLEGNSQRQYITGMVHIFNEGGYDTVSMNFRGCSGESNKALRFYHSGETGDLQTVIEHLEASHHYKRIHLVGFSLGGNVTLKYVGERGAAIPAIIRSAVAISVPCDLKDSSIELEKRHNFIYMKRFIRSLGLKLETKAKQYPNEISLDNFGIIKNFKQFDDRYTAPMHGFKDAEEYWARNSSKQFLENIRIPTLLINALDDPFLGKGSFPYKEADNNPYLYLETPETGGHVGFVTFTGKHYWSERRAFQFIHDHP; via the coding sequence ATGCCGGTTATTAAAACACCAGATTATAAAGCGCCGATCCTCCTAAGGAACCGCCATCTGCTAACGATCTTTCCTTCCCTTTTCAGAAAGATCAAACCGGCTAATTATACCCGCACCCGCATCTCCACACAGGATAACGATTTTCTCGATCTTGATTTCAGCAAAACAGGCAGCGATCAGCTGGTAGTGATCCTCCATGGCCTGGAAGGCAATTCCCAACGGCAATACATCACCGGCATGGTACATATCTTTAATGAAGGAGGATATGATACGGTGTCTATGAACTTCAGAGGCTGCAGCGGAGAAAGTAACAAAGCCCTGCGCTTTTATCACAGTGGCGAAACAGGCGATCTACAAACAGTCATAGAACACCTGGAAGCCTCCCATCATTACAAACGTATTCACCTGGTAGGCTTTTCCCTGGGTGGAAATGTAACACTCAAGTATGTGGGAGAAAGAGGCGCAGCTATTCCCGCTATCATAAGATCTGCCGTGGCCATCTCCGTTCCCTGCGATCTGAAAGACAGTTCCATTGAACTGGAGAAAAGGCATAACTTCATCTACATGAAACGTTTCATCCGCTCGCTCGGCCTGAAACTGGAAACCAAAGCCAAACAATATCCCAACGAAATATCACTGGACAATTTCGGCATCATCAAAAACTTTAAACAGTTCGATGACCGGTACACGGCTCCCATGCATGGATTCAAGGATGCTGAGGAATACTGGGCAAGGAACAGCTCCAAACAATTCCTCGAAAATATCCGCATCCCCACCTTGCTGATCAATGCACTGGACGATCCTTTTTTAGGCAAAGGCAGTTTCCCATACAAGGAAGCAGATAACAATCCCTACTTATACCTGGAAACACCGGAAACCGGCGGGCATGTTGGGTTTGTAACGTTTACGGGAAAACATTACTGGTCTGAGAGAAGGGCTTTTCAGTTTATACATGACCATCCGTAG
- a CDS encoding alpha/beta fold hydrolase — MSRQILNKTVKVDGIDIFYREAGDKKNPALLLLPGFPTTSIMFKNLMTALSDRFYLVAPDFPGFGFSAFPDREFFEYTFRNIAAYMDKFTDAINLKRFTIFLHDYGSVIGLRMCVNHPEKIERIIVQNGNAYEEGIGPEWDEYKEYWENPTAEKKKKLSEFISAKGVKGQYTWGLPEELLPTVSPELWMLDWAFIKRPGNREMQFELNCDYRDNIKMFPVFQEYFRTHQPPALIIWGKYDVFFSINEPPCYKRDLPDAEIHMVDGGHWALETNFDEVLTLIDNFLNTKIPGEH; from the coding sequence ATGTCAAGGCAAATTTTAAATAAAACAGTTAAAGTTGACGGCATTGATATTTTCTACCGGGAAGCCGGAGACAAAAAGAATCCGGCATTACTACTGCTCCCTGGATTCCCCACTACATCGATCATGTTTAAAAATCTGATGACAGCACTATCGGACAGGTTTTATCTCGTTGCGCCGGATTTCCCCGGATTTGGGTTCAGTGCCTTCCCGGACAGGGAATTCTTTGAATATACCTTCAGGAATATAGCAGCATACATGGATAAATTCACGGATGCCATCAACCTGAAACGCTTTACTATCTTTCTCCATGACTACGGATCTGTTATTGGCCTCCGAATGTGCGTGAACCATCCGGAAAAGATAGAGCGGATCATTGTCCAAAACGGCAATGCATATGAGGAAGGGATTGGCCCGGAATGGGATGAGTATAAAGAATACTGGGAAAACCCCACAGCTGAAAAGAAGAAAAAACTCTCCGAATTCATTAGTGCAAAAGGTGTGAAGGGCCAATATACCTGGGGCTTACCTGAAGAATTATTACCCACCGTGAGTCCTGAATTGTGGATGCTTGACTGGGCTTTCATTAAACGGCCCGGTAACCGTGAAATGCAGTTTGAGTTGAACTGTGATTATAGGGATAATATTAAAATGTTCCCGGTCTTCCAGGAATACTTCCGTACTCACCAACCACCTGCCCTGATCATATGGGGTAAGTATGATGTTTTCTTTAGTATAAATGAACCTCCCTGTTACAAGAGAGACCTGCCCGATGCCGAGATCCATATGGTCGATGGTGGCCACTGGGCATTGGAAACAAACTTCGATGAGGTATTAACGCTTATAGATAATTTCCTCAACACTAAAATACCTGGTGAACACTAA
- a CDS encoding TonB-dependent receptor plug domain-containing protein, whose protein sequence is MSFPLENIARRLQLKAQEYTILCHRMFAHKMFPDVVNSFPHLRACFSFSGKLFSVAGVAESGTLLFMKRIILLLLFPVVTAQAQDTNIKSLQTVTITHQLYKKQDDVIDIKKVANPITIIDKKTIRMMGSRRLDEVLREQTGMAMVNDLGSGNRSLGIQMQGFSSEYILILINGQPMTGRFNGNFDLSRISVSDIERIEVIKGAASSLYGSEAMGGVINIITKQTVTDPQATASLLYGTYNTLDATLQGEAPFTRGSVNISGNYYKTEGFNVNTQYLKEGQTSPPYHSINLQGRAHYKLSDKSSLYLSSRLADRHSVMDRSYGAQPFSDLLDEKDFNTALSLNTNLKNGWRLLSRYYITHYKTEQAVHIVETGKELQRNVFSQVINRLEIQAAKDLLPGKLAFTGGLGGDHQQMIYNMYNYFGYAQLNYNPKPAYSFIAGLRYDGNNVYGGKLNPSLGATWSPAAWVKIKTSLGRGFKSPTYAQMYQVFTNITQGYTVIGANNFEEKIAELQKAGLVQQVWANAAGIRDLEPETSTSFNLGAKFSFAKTVELDVNGFYNKIDNLINTEQVGISKNGQQIFSYFNLKDIYTSGVEAGIKYSPLKHLVLSAGYQYLIAKNREMEDNIGHTTVRSPEGIRPARSSDYFGLPNRSKHMFNVQAYYAYKPWGLSASVRAGYRGKYGFLDIDNNGYIDRYDVFVNGYTLLNASIQKTLFRDMLTLRFTVDNITDHTDYLMPSQPGRMLMGGFIFNLRKNSVN, encoded by the coding sequence ATGTCATTCCCGCTGGAAAATATTGCACGCAGATTACAATTGAAAGCGCAGGAATATACAATCCTTTGCCATCGGATGTTTGCGCATAAAATGTTTCCGGATGTGGTAAATTCTTTTCCGCATCTGAGGGCTTGCTTCTCCTTCTCAGGTAAGCTTTTCTCCGTAGCAGGTGTAGCGGAAAGCGGAACTTTGCTTTTTATGAAAAGGATCATCCTGCTACTATTATTCCCTGTTGTTACCGCTCAGGCGCAAGATACCAACATTAAGTCCCTTCAAACCGTTACCATCACCCATCAATTATATAAAAAGCAGGATGATGTGATCGATATAAAAAAGGTAGCGAATCCCATTACCATCATTGATAAAAAAACCATCCGGATGATGGGCAGCCGCAGACTGGATGAAGTATTACGTGAACAAACGGGCATGGCTATGGTAAATGACCTCGGTTCGGGGAACCGCAGCCTGGGCATACAAATGCAGGGGTTCAGTTCTGAATACATCCTGATACTCATTAATGGCCAGCCCATGACAGGCCGTTTCAATGGCAACTTTGATCTCTCCCGCATCAGTGTATCGGATATTGAAAGGATAGAAGTGATCAAAGGCGCCGCCAGTAGTTTATATGGAAGTGAAGCCATGGGGGGCGTGATCAATATTATCACCAAACAAACGGTTACAGATCCGCAGGCTACTGCCAGCCTGCTATATGGTACTTATAATACACTGGATGCCACCCTGCAGGGAGAAGCTCCTTTTACCCGCGGCTCCGTGAACATCTCCGGTAATTATTATAAAACAGAGGGTTTCAACGTCAACACCCAATACCTAAAAGAAGGGCAGACATCTCCTCCCTATCACAGCATTAACCTGCAGGGGCGTGCGCATTATAAACTAAGTGATAAAAGTTCCCTCTACCTCAGCAGCAGGCTGGCAGACCGGCATTCTGTAATGGACCGTTCCTATGGTGCCCAGCCCTTTTCCGATCTGCTGGATGAAAAAGATTTCAATACCGCCCTTTCACTCAACACCAATTTAAAAAACGGCTGGCGTTTATTAAGCCGTTACTATATCACCCACTATAAAACAGAACAGGCGGTACATATTGTGGAAACCGGAAAGGAACTACAGCGGAATGTTTTCTCGCAGGTGATCAACCGCCTGGAAATACAGGCAGCAAAAGACCTGCTCCCTGGGAAACTCGCTTTCACCGGGGGCCTGGGAGGAGACCATCAGCAAATGATCTATAACATGTATAACTACTTCGGTTATGCGCAACTGAATTATAATCCCAAACCCGCCTATAGTTTCATTGCCGGATTACGGTACGATGGGAATAATGTATATGGCGGGAAGTTGAATCCTAGTCTTGGTGCCACCTGGTCTCCTGCTGCCTGGGTAAAGATCAAAACTTCTTTGGGCAGAGGTTTTAAATCTCCTACCTATGCGCAGATGTACCAGGTGTTCACCAATATCACACAGGGATACACGGTGATCGGCGCCAATAATTTTGAAGAGAAAATAGCAGAACTGCAAAAGGCAGGGCTCGTACAACAGGTATGGGCCAATGCTGCCGGCATCCGTGACCTGGAACCGGAAACTTCCACCTCATTCAATTTGGGCGCTAAATTCTCTTTCGCTAAAACAGTGGAGCTGGACGTTAACGGTTTCTACAACAAGATCGATAACCTCATAAATACGGAACAGGTGGGGATCAGTAAAAACGGACAACAGATCTTTTCCTATTTCAACCTGAAAGATATTTATACCAGCGGTGTGGAAGCTGGTATCAAATACAGCCCGCTGAAACATTTAGTACTGAGCGCAGGTTACCAATACCTCATTGCTAAAAACAGGGAGATGGAAGATAACATTGGCCATACCACCGTAAGAAGCCCTGAAGGTATCCGCCCCGCCCGCAGCAGTGATTACTTTGGATTACCCAACAGAAGTAAACACATGTTCAATGTACAGGCATATTACGCATACAAACCCTGGGGCCTCTCAGCTTCTGTACGTGCCGGATACAGAGGTAAGTATGGTTTCCTGGACATCGACAATAACGGATACATCGATCGGTACGATGTATTTGTGAACGGATATACGCTCCTGAATGCCTCCATTCAGAAAACATTGTTCCGCGATATGTTAACCCTCCGTTTCACGGTAGATAATATCACCGATCATACAGATTACCTCATGCCTTCACAACCAGGCAGGATGCTGATGGGCGGGTTTATTTTTAACCTGCGCAAAAATTCAGTAAATTAG
- a CDS encoding helix-turn-helix domain-containing protein — MEKIQSLEEFYRAKELRMPANLGRENGHFNVFNSEEFLGHHARQLPYSRKDFYKIALVSGRNRYYYADKTMDVETHGLFFANPQVPYQCEPLSEEQSGLFCIFTEAFFHQYTTLKLQEYPIFKPGGQPIVYLPDAQVAPVREIFEKMLAEMASDYQYKLDLCRNYVMELIHMGLKMQPIEVSPSHSNASTRISSLFTDLLERQFPIESPVQQVNFRSATDFASQLSVHVNHLNKALKDTTGKSTSELIAERIVQEAKALLMHTDWNVSEIGYCLGFQEPAHFNNFFKKKTQLTPRSFRSV, encoded by the coding sequence ATGGAAAAGATACAGTCACTGGAAGAATTTTACCGTGCCAAGGAGTTGAGGATGCCTGCTAATCTTGGAAGGGAGAATGGGCATTTCAATGTGTTCAATTCCGAAGAATTCCTGGGCCATCATGCCAGGCAGCTACCTTACAGCCGTAAGGACTTTTACAAAATAGCCCTGGTCAGTGGCCGGAACCGTTACTATTATGCAGATAAGACCATGGACGTGGAAACACACGGCCTCTTTTTTGCCAACCCACAGGTACCCTATCAATGCGAACCCCTGTCTGAAGAGCAGTCCGGCTTATTCTGCATTTTTACGGAGGCTTTCTTTCATCAGTACACTACCCTGAAATTACAGGAGTACCCGATCTTCAAACCCGGAGGCCAGCCCATTGTGTATTTACCAGATGCACAGGTAGCCCCCGTGAGAGAGATCTTTGAAAAGATGCTGGCCGAAATGGCTTCCGATTACCAATATAAACTGGACCTCTGCCGGAACTATGTAATGGAGCTGATCCACATGGGTTTGAAAATGCAACCGATAGAGGTATCTCCTTCCCATTCCAATGCGTCCACCCGGATCTCTTCCCTGTTCACGGACCTTCTGGAAAGGCAATTCCCGATAGAATCCCCTGTGCAACAGGTAAATTTCCGCTCTGCAACCGACTTTGCATCCCAGCTCTCCGTTCACGTGAACCATTTAAACAAGGCCCTGAAAGACACTACCGGCAAATCCACCTCAGAACTCATTGCAGAGAGGATCGTGCAGGAAGCCAAGGCTTTATTAATGCATACAGACTGGAATGTATCCGAGATCGGTTACTGCCTGGGATTCCAGGAACCAGCCCACTTTAACAACTTTTTCAAGAAAAAAACCCAGCTTACCCCCCGTTCTTTCCGCAGCGTTTGA
- a CDS encoding MFS transporter — METVLEGEEKKATQNLAEKTVFSVLLALSFTHLLNDTIQSIIPAIYPMVKDSLHLSFSQVGLITLTFQLSASILQPLVGMYTDKRPQPYSLAIGMSFTLMGLLCLAFVHTFPMVLVSVGLIGIGSAVFHPEASRLAYMASGGQHGMAQSLFQVGGNTGSSLGPLLAAAIIVPLGQTHIAWFSIVALIAIVVMLRISKWYLSNTHRIKPKKQKLQVETIKLSRGRVIFALFILMILIFSKYFYMASLTSYYTFYLIDKFNVSVQSAQVYLFIFLFAIAAGTFIGGPVGDRIGRKYVIWISILGVAPFALLMPHANLFWTAILSVFIGVILSSAFSAILVYAQELVPGKVGMIAGLFFGFAFGMAGVGSALLGELADRTSINYVYQVCAYLPLIGLLTGFLPNIERKKQ; from the coding sequence ATGGAAACTGTACTTGAAGGCGAAGAGAAAAAGGCGACGCAGAACCTGGCCGAAAAAACCGTATTCTCCGTATTGCTGGCCCTCAGCTTTACACACCTGCTGAACGACACAATTCAATCTATCATTCCTGCCATCTACCCGATGGTGAAGGATTCCCTGCACCTGAGCTTCTCGCAGGTGGGATTGATCACCTTAACTTTCCAACTCTCTGCATCTATTCTGCAGCCCCTGGTTGGAATGTATACAGACAAAAGGCCGCAGCCTTATTCACTGGCCATTGGTATGTCTTTCACACTGATGGGCCTGTTATGCCTGGCTTTCGTACACACCTTCCCCATGGTATTGGTTTCCGTAGGATTGATCGGGATCGGCTCTGCGGTTTTTCATCCTGAAGCATCCCGGCTGGCTTATATGGCTTCCGGCGGCCAGCATGGCATGGCGCAATCTTTATTCCAGGTAGGAGGTAATACAGGAAGTTCCCTCGGCCCGCTATTGGCTGCTGCTATCATTGTGCCCTTGGGCCAAACGCACATCGCCTGGTTTTCTATCGTAGCGCTGATAGCCATTGTGGTAATGCTCCGTATCAGCAAATGGTACCTCAGCAATACCCATCGCATCAAACCTAAAAAACAAAAGCTACAGGTAGAAACCATCAAATTATCGAGAGGCCGGGTGATCTTTGCGCTGTTCATCCTCATGATCCTGATCTTCTCCAAGTACTTCTACATGGCAAGCCTTACCAGCTATTATACTTTCTACCTGATCGATAAATTCAATGTATCCGTGCAAAGTGCACAGGTATACCTCTTCATCTTCCTCTTTGCCATTGCAGCTGGAACTTTCATCGGAGGGCCTGTGGGAGACCGTATCGGCAGAAAATATGTGATCTGGATCTCCATCCTCGGTGTAGCACCTTTTGCATTGCTGATGCCACATGCCAATCTTTTCTGGACGGCCATCCTGAGTGTGTTCATTGGTGTGATCCTTTCTTCTGCGTTCTCTGCCATCCTTGTATATGCGCAGGAACTGGTGCCGGGGAAAGTAGGCATGATTGCCGGTCTGTTCTTTGGATTTGCCTTTGGCATGGCCGGAGTGGGATCTGCACTGCTGGGAGAACTGGCAGACCGTACCAGCATTAATTATGTATACCAGGTATGTGCATACCTTCCCTTAATAGGATTATTAACAGGTTTCCTGCCCAATATTGAAAGAAAGAAGCAGTAA
- a CDS encoding CinA family protein, with translation MEFNEEKIRLIKDYLLQHQQTVAVAESVTSGLLQFALSSADDALHFFQGGLTAYNLGQKARQLHIEPIHAARCNCADGKVAAEMAVNVTQLFSSHWGISITGYATPVPESGNQLFAYYAIAQKDKVIASGKMQEGKGTAKEVQLYYVNSVLGAFLKLLG, from the coding sequence ATGGAATTTAACGAAGAAAAGATCAGGCTGATCAAAGATTACCTGTTGCAGCATCAACAAACCGTTGCTGTAGCGGAAAGTGTTACCTCTGGATTGTTGCAGTTTGCCCTCTCAAGCGCAGACGATGCCCTTCATTTCTTCCAGGGTGGTCTCACGGCCTATAACCTTGGCCAGAAAGCAAGACAACTACATATTGAACCCATCCATGCTGCCCGCTGTAACTGTGCAGATGGGAAAGTAGCGGCTGAAATGGCCGTAAATGTTACGCAATTATTCTCCAGCCACTGGGGTATCAGCATTACCGGATATGCTACGCCCGTTCCGGAATCAGGCAATCAGTTGTTTGCCTATTATGCCATCGCGCAGAAAGACAAAGTGATCGCGTCCGGAAAAATGCAGGAAGGAAAAGGTACGGCAAAGGAAGTGCAGCTGTATTATGTGAATTCGGTATTGGGGGCATTTCTCAAACTATTGGGGTAA
- a CDS encoding FadR/GntR family transcriptional regulator — protein sequence MMTTPVTYVKRKNLADEVAGHLQQQICSGKYAIGQQLPTEPDLMAQFGVGRSTIREAVRLLVNAGLVRVQQGLGTFIISHQTMGEPLAQRFHRAHFQDLNEVRLLLEVKIAEKAALHRTKDDITQMKAFLKKRGEHAKAQNVDACMQADIDFHTSIAMASKNEIMVDLYKTIATHLKQSFRERYADTKPFLESQDLHKSLLQSIIDKDSAQALLWATRISTHAK from the coding sequence ATGATGACTACACCCGTAACATACGTAAAACGCAAAAACCTGGCGGACGAAGTAGCCGGCCACCTGCAGCAGCAGATCTGTTCAGGCAAATATGCCATTGGCCAGCAACTCCCCACGGAACCTGATCTCATGGCCCAGTTTGGTGTAGGCCGCTCCACTATCCGTGAAGCAGTAAGACTGCTGGTGAATGCAGGATTGGTAAGAGTGCAACAGGGCCTGGGCACTTTCATCATCTCTCACCAGACCATGGGAGAACCCCTCGCCCAACGTTTTCACCGCGCTCACTTCCAGGACCTCAACGAAGTACGGCTGTTACTGGAAGTTAAGATTGCAGAGAAAGCAGCCCTCCACCGCACAAAAGACGACATCACACAAATGAAGGCCTTCCTTAAAAAGAGAGGCGAACATGCAAAAGCACAGAACGTGGACGCCTGTATGCAGGCGGACATCGACTTCCATACCAGCATAGCCATGGCATCCAAGAATGAGATCATGGTAGATCTTTATAAAACCATCGCCACGCACCTGAAACAATCTTTCCGTGAAAGGTACGCAGATACCAAACCTTTCCTGGAATCGCAGGACCTGCACAAGTCGCTCCTGCAAAGCATTATAGATAAAGACTCCGCACAAGCGCTGCTGTGGGCAACCCGCATCAGCACCCATGCGAAATGA